Sequence from the Candidatus Deferrimicrobiaceae bacterium genome:
CGCAGGCGTGGTCTACGACCCGCTGCTGGACGAGATGTTCACGGCGTGGGCGGGAGGAGGCGCGTTCCTCAACGATGAGAAGATTGCCGTTTCCGACATTGACGAGCTACGGCGTGGGTTGCTGGCGACCGGATTCGCCTACGACGTCAAGACGTCGACCGACAAGAACTTCGACTATTTCCAGTCCTTCGTCATGACGGGGCAGGCGATCCGGCGCGACGGCTCCGCCGCGCTCGACCTGTGCTATCTGGCGAGCGGCCGCTTCGACGGTTTCTGGGAGATGCAGCTGAAGCCGTGGGACACGATCGCCGGGCTGCTGATCCTGCAGGAAGCGGGCGGGATGGCCACCTGCATGGACGGCTCTCCGTACGATATCCACAAGCCCGACATCCTGGCGAGCAACGGGAAGATCCACGGGCAGATGCTGGACGTGATCCGGCGGACCGTGAAGGGGTAGCGTCGAGGGAAGCAAAGAAAAGGGCGCCAAGGGAATTTCCCCGGGCGCCCTTTTCTTATGTCTAAAGAGAAGCGGGACTACTTCTTGATCGGTTCCAGCATGATGACGCCGTACTTGTCGTGCTGGAACGGGTGAACCGCCGGGAACTTCCCGAACAGCCAGCCTTTGAAGATCTCCTTGCCGGCCTGCTTGATCTCGAGGCGAAGCGCCGGGTTTTCAAGCTTGTCGGAGTTGGAGGTGATCGAGTCGCCGGTCATCGCGAAGTGGGGCAGGAACTCGCCGACTTCGAGCGTCAGGTCGCTGTCGGGGACCTTGAAGGAGGAGTTCAGGTCGACGGTGAACGTCTTCTTGGTCTTCTTCTCCTTGTATTCGACTTCGATCTTGGCGCCCTTCCAGGCCTTCTTGATCGCATCGGGGACGACGATCTTCTTCTCGGCGCCGCCGCCCATGTCGCCGTGCGGCGCGCCGCCCTGGCCCATGCCGGGAGGCATCTGGCCGGGAGCCGCACCCTGCGGGGGCATCGGAGGAGGCGTTTCCTTCTTCTTGCAGCCGTTTGCCGCAAGGCCGAACGTGACAAGCAGGGCGATCAACAGAGCGAAACGCTTCATCGGGCAAATCTCCTTTCGGTGCGATCAAATTGAATGAATGGCGGAGAGGGAGAGATTCGAACTCTCGGAACCCTTTTGAGATTCACACGATTTCCAGTCGTGTTCCTTCGGCCAGCTCGGACACCTCTCCGCTTGAAAAAACGATCTTGAAAAGATCAATTCGGGGTCGAACCCGAATAATTGCTGCCACCTTTACCCCTGGAAGGGAAAAAATGGCGGAGAGGGAGGGATTCGAACCCTCGGTACAGTTTTACCCGTACAACCGCTTAGCAGGCGGTTGCCTTCAGCCGGCTCGGCCACCTCTCCGTTTTCGGTTGCGCAGGGAAAGATCGATCCTGGCGGAGGGAGCAGGATTTGAACCTGCGGAGCATCGCTGCTCAACGGTTTTCAAGACCGCCGCCATCAGCCGCTCGGCCATCCCTCCCCGAAACTTTTACTTATACATTATTACGGGACCGGATGGGACAAAAAATATCTGAGCGCGAAATGCCCCCTCCGACGCAGCCGAGGGGAAGATGGCGCCCGCGGCGCGTTGCCGTGGGAGGCGATTTCCAATATGATATTAGATTAAACCTACATCCGGGGGGCATTTCCGATGGCAATTCCGTTCATGGACCTCAAGGGGCAGTTTTCGGCGTACGAGGCCGAGATTCGCGCACAGATGGACGACGTGCTGAAAAGCGGCGCGTTCATCATGGGGCCCAAGGGCGCCGCGCTCGAGAAGGCGCTCGGCGGATTCGTCGGCGCGCGCCATGCATTCGGCTGCTCCTCGGGAACGG
This genomic interval carries:
- a CDS encoding inositol monophosphatase family protein; amino-acid sequence: MDNRFLLEFAMETAAGAGEILRSNYGRRQTIHFKGEINLVTDVDRASEAYIKDRIRNQFPDHGIMAEESPEEKSPSPYRWIVDPLDGTTNYAHNYPCFCVSIGVEHEGIPVAGVVYDPLLDEMFTAWAGGGAFLNDEKIAVSDIDELRRGLLATGFAYDVKTSTDKNFDYFQSFVMTGQAIRRDGSAALDLCYLASGRFDGFWEMQLKPWDTIAGLLILQEAGGMATCMDGSPYDIHKPDILASNGKIHGQMLDVIRRTVKG